CGTGGCGGGCTCGCCCCTGGAGGTCCCCCCCAACCTCATCCGCCTCTCCGTCGGCCTCGAGCATCCCGACGACCTGATCAAGGACCTCGCCCGGGCCCTCGACTGAAGGGCGAAGGGCCTACCATCGCGGGGGATTCCATGACTCGGGCACGCCATTCGCGGCCGCGTCGCCGCGCCTTCTCGGTCCGGGCCCGGCTCCGGCGGCGCCGGCTGGGCCGCGAGCTGGTGGCCATGGCCCGGACCGACCAGGAGGCGCGGCGCGACTGGCGGGACGACCCGGAGCAGGCTGAACGCGTGGAGCGGCTCGATCGCCACCACACCGAACGGCTGCGTGAGCTGATCGACCGCTTCGGCTGGCCGGGCCCCGAAGTGGCCGGCGTTGCGGGCTCGCAGGCGGCGTGGCTGCTGGTCCAGCACGCCGACCACGACCCCGAGTTCCAGCGGCGATGCCTGGGGCTGCTGGAGGACGCGGTGGCCCGGGACGAGGCCGAGCCGCGCCAGGTGGCGTTCCTCACCGATCGCGTGCGGATCCACGAGGGACAGCTCCAGCGATTCGGAACGCAGCTCCGGTTGGAGGAGGGCCGCCTCCGGCCCATCCCCATCGAGGATCCCGACGGCGTGGACGAGCGGCGACGGTCGGCCGGCCTGGGCCCTCTCGACGACTACCTCCGGGACACGGAGCGGTCCTACGGGCTCCTGCCATCCGACTGATGGCCCGCCCCCGCACTACACTCACGAACCGTGACGGTCCAGGCCCAGCGCCGGCGAGTGGCCAAGGCTCCCGACGAGCGGCGGGAGGACCTCCTGGCGGCGGCGCGGACCGTCTTCCGCGCCAAGGGCATCTCCATCGCCACGGTCTCCGACGTCACCGAGGAGGCCGGCGTTGCCAAGGGCACGTTCTACCTCTACTTCGATTCCAAGGAAGCGCTGCTCGGCGCGCTGAAGGAGCGGTTCGTGGACGACCTCATCGCCCGGGCCACGGCGCTGTACTGGCGGGTGGGCCGGGACGACTGGTGGGCGCTGGCGGACGTCACCGTGGAGAGCCTGATCGACTTCATGGTGGAACACGCGGACCTCATCCAGGTCTTCGCGCAGGACAGCCTCACCCCCGGGAGCACCCAGATCTTCGCGGAAGCCGAGCGCAAGCTCCGGAACATGTTCGCCGCCGGCATCAAGGCGGGCATGGAGGCCGGCACGTTCCGCGACACCGATCCCGTGCTCACCGCGACCTTCCTGAACCACGCCATCCACGGAACCGTCGAGCAGGCCATCCTGTACGAGGGCGGAGTGGACCGGGACCGGGTGGTGGGCGGGGCCAAGGAGCTCATGCGCCGCGTCCTGGCACCGTAAGGAAGGGCCTCCCGCGATGAAGTGGGTGACCAGGGCCCGTCCCAAGACCGACCGCATCGCCTGTCCCTGGCTGATCCGCCGGTTCATCGACCCGGAGGCTGAGATCCTGTACGTGCCGCCCGAGCAGGTGCTCGACGTGGCGTCGCGGGAAGGGGCCCGGTCCTTCGACGCACGGGACGCCGAGTTCACCCATCGCGACGGGCTGTGCACGTTCGAGGTCCTGATCGAGGAATTCGGCCTCGGCACGGACTCCGCGCTGGCCCGGCTGGCCGCGATCGTGCACGCCGCCGACGTCGAGGCCGACCTGGACTCCGACCCGCTCGGGCCGGGCCTGCTGGCCATCGGGGTGGGCGGGCTGGATGTCGAGGCGGACGATCACCGCCTGCTGGAGCAAGGCTCGTTCGTGTACGACGCGCTGTACGCGTGGTGTCGGCGCCAGGTCGCCGTCTGAGCCTCGTCCGGGCCTAGGGAACGGGGCGCTTCAGGTACGCGACCAGCGAGCGTCCGCCCTGGGGATTCTCGATCTGGAGGACGGTCACCAGCTCCCAGCCGTCCTGGCCGAAGCTGTTCAGGATCTCCCCGGGGTTGTGCTCGAACAGGGGCGCCACGAAGTACTCCCACCTGGTCATCGACCCGCACCCTCCTCCTCGAGCCGGACCGCCACGTCGTGGATGCACACGCCCATCACGACGTCCAGGCCCGCATCCTCGGCGATCCGGCGCGCCTCGTCGTTGATGATCCCGCTCTGGAGCCACAGAACCTTCGCGCCGGCCGCCACGGCGTCCCGGGCCACGTCGGGCGTGTACTCGGGCCGCCGGAAGACGTCCACCACGTCGACGGCCTCGGGCACCTCCCGCAGCGACGGGTAGCTCTTCTCGCCCAGGACCTCGCGTTCGTTGGGATTCACGGGCACCACCCGGTAGCCCTTGGACTGGAGGTACGCGGCGATGCGATACGAGGCGCGCCGGGGGTCGGACGACAGGCCCACGACGGCAACGGTCCGGGCGTTCCCCAGGAGCGCGCGGAGCTCCCGATCGCTGGGGGCGTACGGCACGGCCTCTCGGGCGGGCTGGGCGGTCATGGCGACTCCTGTCGATCCTTTTGATCCCACATCCGGTACACCTCCAGGAACTCGTGGAGCATCCGGCCGGTCGCTCCCCAGATGACGTGCCCGTCCACCTCGTAGACGAACCCCCGCCAGGTCTGGCCCTCGCGGGTCCACTCCACCTCCGCCTCCACCTCGTCCAGCACCCGAACGGGGACGCGGAAGACCTCCGCGATCTCGTCGGGGTTGGGCGTCAGGGTGGGCGCCTCCTCCAGCGCGCCGACGAACGCCGTCACCCAGAACCCCGTGGTGTAGGTCGAGATCGGCTCCAGCGCGCCCAGGACCTCCACCGCGTGTGGGGACAGGCCGAGCTCCTCCTCGGCCTCCCTGAGGGCGGTGGCCAGCAGATCGCCGTCCCCCGCGTCGTGCATGCCGCCG
The Actinomycetota bacterium genome window above contains:
- a CDS encoding TetR/AcrR family transcriptional regulator is translated as MTVQAQRRRVAKAPDERREDLLAAARTVFRAKGISIATVSDVTEEAGVAKGTFYLYFDSKEALLGALKERFVDDLIARATALYWRVGRDDWWALADVTVESLIDFMVEHADLIQVFAQDSLTPGSTQIFAEAERKLRNMFAAGIKAGMEAGTFRDTDPVLTATFLNHAIHGTVEQAILYEGGVDRDRVVGGAKELMRRVLAP
- a CDS encoding chromate resistance protein, whose amino-acid sequence is MKWVTRARPKTDRIACPWLIRRFIDPEAEILYVPPEQVLDVASREGARSFDARDAEFTHRDGLCTFEVLIEEFGLGTDSALARLAAIVHAADVEADLDSDPLGPGLLAIGVGGLDVEADDHRLLEQGSFVYDALYAWCRRQVAV
- a CDS encoding DUF4177 domain-containing protein — its product is MTRWEYFVAPLFEHNPGEILNSFGQDGWELVTVLQIENPQGGRSLVAYLKRPVP
- a CDS encoding CoA-binding protein; protein product: MTAQPAREAVPYAPSDRELRALLGNARTVAVVGLSSDPRRASYRIAAYLQSKGYRVVPVNPNEREVLGEKSYPSLREVPEAVDVVDVFRRPEYTPDVARDAVAAGAKVLWLQSGIINDEARRIAEDAGLDVVMGVCIHDVAVRLEEEGAGR
- a CDS encoding CoA pyrophosphatase, translated to MRTSDALRERLRSSLHPARGSAAPGPGRPAAVLVPLVEGEEPEVIFTRRTADLRRHPGEISFPGGMHDAGDGDLLATALREAEEELGLSPHAVEVLGALEPISTYTTGFWVTAFVGALEEAPTLTPNPDEIAEVFRVPVRVLDEVEAEVEWTREGQTWRGFVYEVDGHVIWGATGRMLHEFLEVYRMWDQKDRQESP